The Paenibacillus sp. J23TS9 genome segment AACGGCATCAAGTCGATCATTCAGCATACAGGAACGCAGGTATTCGACCGCATTCGCATGGGGATTTCCCGTCCGGAGCCTGGCTTTGCTGTAGTAGATTATGTATTGTCCGCGTTTCCCAAGAAGGAGAAGGAACTGCTGGAGAATATGATTGAACATGCATGTGATGCGGCTGAATTTAGCTTGGAGCATACCTATGAACAAACGATGGCGAAGTTTAACGGATAGAAATAATATGACCTGCTGCTTCGGAAAACAGGGCTAAATCAAGTGCAGGGCGGGCATAATGAGGGTATAAATCACCTTCAGGAGGCATATAAATGGCTATAAATTATATCTGCCGGCATTGCCGCACGCCGCTAGGAAGTATTGATTCCGCCCAGGTGACCGATGCGCAGCTCGGATTCCATTCCTTGACCGCTGCGGAACGTAGAGATATAATAGCGTATGATTTAAGCGGAGATATCACGGTCAAAGTGATTTGCGATTACTGCAGAGAAGCATTGGAGCAACATCCGGAGCTGAATCTTGTGGCAAGTCCGCTTCAATAGACGTTACGAGTAGGATACCCTGTTCATTTTGGGGCCTTGGCAGTGTGCTGAGGCTTCTTTTCGGTATTCCCTGAGGTGACCTGAGAGCACAGGACAGAAATAATCGCAAGATGAACCATTTTATGGTAAAATCCTTTCGGGATGCCCACGAATAGTATGAAAGACCAAGGCTTTTCGTGAACAAATAATCAAACAACATATCGGAATATCTTAAAAGTAAGCATGAGAGAGGTGCCCCTTTTGTTACAAGCACTTATAGAAGCGTTTTCCAAAGATCCGGATTTGCAATCCGTGATGGCCGGAGTAAAGGCCGGAATGAAAGAGCAGCTGGTATCCGGCTTGTCGGGTTCCGCGCGGCAGATGATGCTGGCGGCGTTGTTTGAAGAAGTAAAGCGGCCGATGCTCATCGTTACCCATAATATGTTTTCCGCACAAAAAATCGCGGAGGATTTACAGGAAGCGCTTACACCGGATCGGGTTCTATTATACCCGGCTAATGAGCTGGTAGCTGCTGAATCAGCCGTGTCCAGTCCTGAAACCCTTGCCCAGCGCATAGACGTGCTGATGAGATGTGCACAGGGTTTTTCGGGTATTGTCGTAGCACCGTTTTCCGGCGTACGGCGGTTTTTACCTACTCCTGAAGTAATGGGAGGTGCTCGGATCCGGATTGAGGACGGTGGAACACTTTCGGTAGATGGGTTCATGTCCCAAATGATTGAAATGGGCTATGAACGAGTGGAACGTGTTGAAGGCAAAGGCGAGATGAGTCTTCGTGGCGGTATCATTGACTTCTATCCAATGACCTCTTCATTGGCATACCGTGTAGAGCTGTTTGATGAAGAGGTGGATTCCATCCGCACCTTTGATCCTGCCGATCAGCGCTCCATTGATAAGGTCAAGGAAGTGACCATTACCCCATGCAAGGAAATCATTGCCGATCAGCATCGGCTGGTGCAGGCCGCAGAGGCTGCCGGGCACTTGCTGGAAGAACAGCTTGATAAAATGGCCGATCGTCAGGCAAAACTGCGCTTAACCGAAGAAATGAACCGGGAAATGGAGCTTCTGCGCGAGCATGTCTATTTTCCTGAAATCTATAAATATATTTCTCTGCTTTATCCGGAGCGCAAAACGCTATATGATTACATGCCGAAGGATACGGTCCTTATTTTGGATGAGCCGGCCCGTCTGCTGGAAACTGCAAGGCAGCTCGAGCGCGATGAGTCGGAGTGGAATCTGCATTTACTTCAAAACGGTAAAACGTTACCGCAGCTGCATCTATCGGTAGAAAATGAAACGGTGCTGTATCACCGTCCTTTCCAGACGATTTTTATGTCTATTTTTCTGCGTCAGGTGCCGCATACCCAACCGCAAAATATCCTGAACTTCATCAGCCGAGGGATGCAGGATTTCCATGGTCAGATGAATGTGCTCAAATCGGAAATGGACCGTTGGCACAAAACCGGTGTTCGGGTGATTATGCTGGCTAGCGGTGAAGAACGGCTTGACCGGATGCGGCGCGTGCTGCAGGACTACAACATTGATGAGCCTGTGATGCTGCAGGGCAATTTACAGACCGGATTTGAGATGCCTTCTATTCATTTGGCTGTGATTACGGAAGGCGAAATGTTCTCGCAGAAGCAGCGTAAAATCCGCAAGCTGGGCAAAAACATGGACAATGCCGAGCGCATCAAGAGTTATACCGAACTGAAGGTTGGAGACTATGTCGTTCACCAGAATCACGGGATCGGTAAATACATGGGGATCGGCACCCTTGAGATCAATGGAATTCACAAAGATTACATGCATATTTTATATGCGGGTGGCGACAAGCTGTCGGTACCTATTGAACAGATTGACCTAATTCAGAAATACGTCGGCTCCGAGGACAAAGAGCCTAAAGTATATAAACTGGGCGGCAATGAGTGGAACAAGGTAAAAAGCAAGGTGCGCTCATCCGTACAGGATATCGCCGATGATCTGATCAAGCTTTATGCAGAGCGCCAGTCGACTACGGGTTTTGGCTTCGAGAAGGATACGGCCGAGCAGCGTGAGTTTGAGGAAATGTTCCCATATGATGAGACGCGGGACCAGCTGCGGGCCATTGAGGAAATTAAGAGGGATATGGAGCAGAACCGTCCGATGGACCGGCTTTTGTGCGGAGATGTGGGTTACGGTAAGACCGAAGTGGCCATACGTGCAGCTTTTAAATCGGCAATGGAGGGCAAGCAGGTTGCCGTGCTGGTTCCAACGACTATTTTAGCCCAGCAGCATTATGAAACATTCCGGGAACGTTTTACGGGGTATCCGATCAACATCCAGGTATTAAGCCGCTTCCGCTCCCGCAAGGAACAGAATGAGACCACCAAGGGCATTCGTCAGGGAACGGTGGATATTGTCATCGGAACGCATCGTCTTTTGTCCCAGGATCTTATCTTTAAAGATTTGGGACTGCTGATCGTGGATGAGGAGCAGCGGTTCGGCGTGACCCATAAGGAAAAGCTGAAGAAGCTGAAAACAAATGTGGATGTACTCACGTTGACAGCGACGCCAATTCCGCGCACGCTGCATATGTCGATGCTGGGTGTGCGTGATTTGTCGGTTATCGAGACACCGCCGGAGAACCGTTTTCCTGTGCAAACTTATGTGGTGGAACACAGTCAAACCCTTGTACGCGAAGCGATTGAGCGTGAACTTGCACGCGGTGGCCAGGTATATTATCTATACAACCGGGTGCAGGGCATACAGGAAATGGCAAGCCAAATCACGGCGCTTGTGCCGGATGCCCGAGTGGGAGTAGGTCATGGGCAAATGTCTGAATCAGAGCTGGAAAAGACCATTCTGGACTTCCTTGATGGTGAATATGATGTGCTCGTCAGTACGAGCATTATCGAGACCGGCGTGGATATTCCTAACGTAAATACGCTCATTGTGCATGATGCCGATAAAATGGGCCTGTCCCAGCTTTATCAGCTTCGCGGTCGTGTAGGCCGGTCCAACCGGATCGCTTACGCCTATTTCACCTACCAACGGGACAAGGTGCTGACCGAGGTAGCCGAAAAGCGGCTGCAATCGATCAAGGAGTTCACGGAGCTTGGATCCGGTTTTAAAATCGCCATGCGTGACCTGTCCATCCGCGGTGCGGGGAATTTGCTTGGCGCGGAGCAGCACGGATTTATCGCTTCGGTCGGCTTTGATCTGTACTCGCAAATGCTCGCTGAAGAGATCAAGAAGCGAAAGGTTACCATGCTTGGGGAGAAGGAAGAGCCGTCGAAGTCATGGAATACCACCATCGATATCGGCATCGATGCGTATCTGCCGGCTGATTATATATATGACAGCATTCAAAAAATCGAAATATACAAAAAGGTCGCCGTAGTCGGCAATTTTGCTGAGGAAAGAGAGCTGGAGGATGAACTGCTCGACCGGTTCGGGGAACTGCCTGAGGCGGTGGTTAATCTGCTCGCGGTGGCTCGCTTGAAGGTATACGGTAAAATGTATGGCATCGACACCATTACCAAGCGCGGGGATGATCTTGTGCTGAAGTTCTATGAGGGTCAGGAGAAAAAGGTCAGCACTTCGAAGCTGGCCCAAGTTGGCAATAAGTTTGAAAGACGTGTACAATTTGAGCAGGAGTCTCATATGTCGATACGCATCAAGGGTAAGGGGCTCGACGAAGGACAGCTGCTTAGTTTGCTGGAGCAATTTCTGAAGGCAATTCGAGAGCTGTTTAAATCGAAGGAGGAACTTCAGGATGTTGTTCAATAAAAAGAAGGCATGGAAGGGCATCACGCTTACGGTAGCCGCGGTTATGGCCGTGTCCATGCTCGCTGCTTGCGAAAAGAAAGAGTCGGCAGACAAGAGTGACTCAAGTAAAGTTGTGGCAACCTATAAAGGCGGGGAAATTACCGAGAAGGAGCTTGAAAGCCAGAAAAAAATTATTTCTTTCATGTCTCCGGAGTATGCCCAGTTCATAAACCTAAGTGATTTTCAGGATTATATTGTGAAGCAAAAAATCGCTTTTGAATATTTGAGCAATAAAGCGGATGACGCCTCGAAAAAAGAAGGCGAGAAGCAGGCAAGCCAGCTGATAGACCAGAACAAGAAGAGCATGGGGGAAGAGCAGTTCAAGAAGCAGCTTGAAACCCAGAAACTGACGGAAGACGATCTCAAGCAGTACCTGGTACAAGCCATGACCGCCATGACGGATATGACCAGCAAGGTAACCGAAGACGATATTAAAAACAAATACAACTCCACTAAACAGGACTACACGGTGGCTACCCTTCATCATGTGCTGATTGGCTTGCAGTATGGGGACAAAAAGGAACGTACCAAGGAAGAAGCGCTCAAGATTGCCAGGGATGTAAAATCCCAGCTGGATAAAGGTGCAGACTTCGCCGAAATGGCCAAGAAATACTCTGATGACAGCTCAACAAAAGAAACCGGCGGATTGTACGAGAACTTTACTATTGGACAGTACAATATCAATGAGCTTAAGGAGCAGGTGTTGACCCTGCCGCTGAATAAAATCAGCGATCCGTTTGAAACCACGCTGGGCTATCATATCGTAAAGGTGGATTCCCGAAAGGAAACGCCGTATGATAAGCTGACCAAGGAGCAGAAGGATATTATCAAGCAGAACCTGGGTGCGTCCAAGATCGACAATTTCATGCAGAACGAGCTGAAGGATATCATCCAAAAAATTGATCTGCCGAAAACAACGGAAACACCAGCTGGAAGCACAGGCTCAGATCAATCCAAGACCGACGATACGACAGGTGTGCCGTACAAAGAGGAAGTAACCAAAAACGCAGGCACTAGCGGTAAATAAAATATAGCTCAAAACACAATATATAGATCATTAAATTATTTTTTATCTATATACTGCGCGTGGGAATGTAAAGGATTTTAGTTTTGCTAAATGTTTATTTGAATAGGCAAAAACTGAAAACGCGGAGAAATCCGCGTTTTTATCATGGGCGCAAACTTGGAGCCAGTTCAGATAAAATACTCTTTTCGACCGCAACTATTCATTCCAAGATCATGTATAAGGATTTGGGAAAGGATGAATACTATGGTCAGATATCACACTTATATTTCCTGGGACACTCCTCTTCCCATCCGAACAGTAGTTGAAAAATCTTCTCGAGAAAGCGGGGCAACATGTCAATGAAAGCTACTGGAATAGTCCGCCGTATTGATGACCTGGGTAGAGTGGTCATCCCTAAAGAAATTAGAAGAACACTGCGAATCCGTGAAGGAGATCCGCTTGAAATTTTTGTTGACCGTGACGGTGAAGTCATTCTGAAAAAATATTCACCAATCGGAGAGCTTGGCGATTTCGCCAAGGAATACGCTGAATCACTTTACGAAGGTACGGGACATATCACCATCATTTCTGATCGAGACACATTTATTGCTGTAGCCGGAGGCTCTAAAAAGGAGTATCTGGAGAAGCAAATAGGCGCACCGATCGAAAGCTGCATGGATAACCGCAAGACGCTACTTGAAACGAACGGCGGTAACTATGAAATCAGTAAGGATCATCAGGAAACATTGTCGTCTTTCGTGTCTGCACCGATCATTTCGGGCGGTGACCCGATTGGAACCGTGATCCTCCTTAGTAAAGATGATTCCGTTAAAATGGCTCAGCTGGAGATCAAAATGGCTGAAACAGCTGCCGCATTTCTCGGCAAACAAATGGAACAGTAAACTTAAATACATCCAACTCCCGCTTCGAAGGCTGCGAGCAGCAGCCATGCAGAAGAAGCGGGAGTTTTTTGTGTCTGCAATCCCAGGTATAATAAAAGCTGGCGGGTGTCTACCTGCTTATGGGAATAGGTCGACTGTCATTTTCTTTATAAATCGGGAAGAAGTAGGGAAACGGGATGAAAGAAGCGGGGACATCCTCAAAAATATTGCAAGGGGCGTTCGTGCTGAGCATCGCTATGATGCTCTCAAAGCTCATTGGAACGCTGCAAAAAATACCGCTGCAAAATATGGGCGGCGATGTCGTTTTTGGCATTTATAATACGGTATATCCGTTTTATACCTTAATGATTACGGTGGCACTGGCCGGGTTTCCGGCAGCAATCTCCAAATTTGTTGCCGAGGATGCGGCTATGGGCGGTCAATCACAAAGCCGACGGGTCATCCGCATTGCTTCGGTGGTGATGGCATTGTCGGGTATTGTGTTCGGAGCTGTGATCTATTTTGGGGCTCCGCTGATTGGCATGGTCATCGATAATGCAAGTGTTGTGCCGGCTCTTAGGGCCTCGGCTATTGCTCTGCTATTCGTGCCTTTGATGTCCGGATTAAGAGGTTTTTTTCAGGGGCATCAGAATATGATGCCAACTGCGGTCTCCCAAATTACAGAGCAATGTGTAAGAGTCGCCGTGATGATCATATTGCTTGTCTATCTAACTACGGTTGGCGCATCGGCGGAACACATTGCTGCCGGTGCCCTCTTCGGCTCAGCAGCCGGGGGAGCAGCGGGACTGGTCGTGATGGGTGGTTACTGGCGGGGGTATCGCAGAGGCAGACATTCGGCCATCCGGGGAACTGCCTCAGCGGGAGAAGCTCGTGAGATCGGTCAAAAGAGCAGGAGTTTGCTCTGGAGTATGCTGAGGTATGCGATTCCCATATGTCTGGGAGCGCTGGCCATTTCACTGGTTAACCTGGCAGATACCTTTACCGTGCCGCGTCTACTTAAAGCCAGCGGAGCGGGGGAGGACGGAGCAATGATCCAGTTTGGCATCTACAACCGGGGTATGCCGGTGGTGCAGCTCATTACGATGCTTGCTACATCGCTGTCTGTGCTGTTCATTCCTGCGCTGGCTGAAGCGAAGGTTACGGGGGACAAGCAGCTGGTTGCTGATCGCTGCCGCCTGTCGCTGCGCTGGTTCTGGCTTGTGGGAATGGCCGCATCCATAGGGATCGCTGTATTAGCGATGCCGCTCAATATCGCGCTCTACCAGGATGGAACGGGCACCAGCGTTATCCGCTGGATTGCCTTTACGTCAGCCGGCAGCGCGCTCAGCATTATTTCTGCCGCCCTGCTGCAGGGCATCGGCATTGTGAAGGCACCGGCGCTGCATCTCTTAGCCGCAGCGGCGGTGAAGACGCTTCTGAACCTGCTGCTGGTTCCGCAGCTGGGTATTACCGGCGCGGCCATCGCCAGCGTAGCCGCGCATTTCCTGGCCGCAGCGCTTAATATCGCGCTGCTGTCCCGCCGCACCGGCCTGCGTATCCGCGCAGGTGCCATGCTGGCGAAGCCGGCGATCATATTCGCCGGCATGGCCCTGGCGGCGTGCGCCGCCATGCTCGCTGCAGACGCGCTGCTGTCTGCGCTCGGGCTGCACGCACGCATCACGGCAGCGGCGGCAAGCCTGGCTGGTGCCGCAGCAGGGGGCGCCGTTTTCCTGGCCGGCGCTGTCAAGACCGGTCTGCTCAGCGAGCAGGAGCTCCGCATGCTCCCTAAGATCGGGGCTCCGCTAGCCAGCCTGCTTCGCAGACTTCATCTTCTTGCATAGGGAGGCTGGCGGGAGTGATTTTTGTGCAGTGATTAACCGTGATATAGTATAGCTGCTGCCAATTACCGGAAAGAATGATTTATAGAGCGGGGGAATGAAGAATGAGTGCATCCATAACAATCGTCGGCCTCGGATCCGGAAATCCGGACCGCCTGACGATGGGTATCGTCAAAACATTACAGCAGGCTTCGGAGGTGTACATACGGACCAAAGAGCATCCGGTCATGTCCGTGCTGGATGAACTGAAGGTTGCTATGCAGTCCTTTGATCATATCTACGAAGCCCGGGATTCATTTCCTGAGGTTTACGCGTCCATTGCGGACACTTTGCTGGAGAAGGCAGCGTCGGGTGATAAGGGCTCCGTTATCGTATATGCCGTTCCAGGTCATCCGATGGTTGCCGAGTCTACAGTACAGATTCTCCGTGAGCGCTGCCTGCATGATGGCATAGAGCTGAGTATACTTGGCGGGGAGTCTTTTCTGGATGAAGCGTTCATTCGTCTTGGATTTGACCCGATTGAAGGATTCCAGCTGCTGGACGCCAGCGGCCTGAATTCAAGCTTTCTTCAGCCGCAGCTGCATACTGTCATTGGGCAGGTGTATGACTCATTTACAGCGTCGGATGTTAAGCTCGCATTGATGGAGCTTTACCCGGATGATTATATCGTTGTTGTCGGCCATGCTCTGGGTGTGGACGGGCAGGAACAGATCATCAAGGTACCCGTATATGAACTGGATCGGGTAGAGGGTTATGGGAACTTATCGCTGATCTACGTACCACGGACCGATGAAGAGATGCTGCGCCAGCGCACATTTGCCAGGCTGCATGAAATTGTCGGAATTCTCCGCAGCCCTGAAGGCTGCCCTTGGGACCGGGAACAAACGCATGAATCACTCCGCAAAAATCTGATCGAAGAAACCTATGAGGTCATCGAGACGATTGATGAGGATGATCCTGAGCATATGCAGGAGGAGCTTGGAGATCTGCTGCTTCAGGTCATGCTGCACTCACAGATGGAGGAGGAGGTCGGTACCTTTAACGTCTTTGATGTGATTCAAGGTCTGAATGACAAGCTTATATTCCGGCATCCGCATGTATTCGGGCAGAACAAGGCCGAGGACGCGGAGGACGCGCTTCAGAACTGGGAACAGATGAAAGCAGAGGAGAAGCGCCGCAAAGGCATTCAGCCGGAGCAGGCTTCCGTTCTGGATGGAATACCAAGAGACCTGCCCGCGCTGATGAAGGCGTACAAGCTGCAGAAAAAGGCCTCAAAGGTAGGCTTCGATTGGGATCAAATCAACGATGTTCTTCTCAAGATTGAGGAGGAGCTGGCCGAGCTCCGTGAGGCTGTCGAAAAAGG includes the following:
- the mazG gene encoding nucleoside triphosphate pyrophosphohydrolase; amino-acid sequence: MSASITIVGLGSGNPDRLTMGIVKTLQQASEVYIRTKEHPVMSVLDELKVAMQSFDHIYEARDSFPEVYASIADTLLEKAASGDKGSVIVYAVPGHPMVAESTVQILRERCLHDGIELSILGGESFLDEAFIRLGFDPIEGFQLLDASGLNSSFLQPQLHTVIGQVYDSFTASDVKLALMELYPDDYIVVVGHALGVDGQEQIIKVPVYELDRVEGYGNLSLIYVPRTDEEMLRQRTFARLHEIVGILRSPEGCPWDREQTHESLRKNLIEETYEVIETIDEDDPEHMQEELGDLLLQVMLHSQMEEEVGTFNVFDVIQGLNDKLIFRHPHVFGQNKAEDAEDALQNWEQMKAEEKRRKGIQPEQASVLDGIPRDLPALMKAYKLQKKASKVGFDWDQINDVLLKIEEELAELREAVEKGFDPEEQVAELGDLLFAASNAARFLHTDPEEALSRTNRKFIRRFHFIEDKLRSEGKTVEESTLEEMDEIWQQAKNQV
- a CDS encoding peptidylprolyl isomerase encodes the protein MLFNKKKAWKGITLTVAAVMAVSMLAACEKKESADKSDSSKVVATYKGGEITEKELESQKKIISFMSPEYAQFINLSDFQDYIVKQKIAFEYLSNKADDASKKEGEKQASQLIDQNKKSMGEEQFKKQLETQKLTEDDLKQYLVQAMTAMTDMTSKVTEDDIKNKYNSTKQDYTVATLHHVLIGLQYGDKKERTKEEALKIARDVKSQLDKGADFAEMAKKYSDDSSTKETGGLYENFTIGQYNINELKEQVLTLPLNKISDPFETTLGYHIVKVDSRKETPYDKLTKEQKDIIKQNLGASKIDNFMQNELKDIIQKIDLPKTTETPAGSTGSDQSKTDDTTGVPYKEEVTKNAGTSGK
- a CDS encoding polysaccharide biosynthesis protein: MKEAGTSSKILQGAFVLSIAMMLSKLIGTLQKIPLQNMGGDVVFGIYNTVYPFYTLMITVALAGFPAAISKFVAEDAAMGGQSQSRRVIRIASVVMALSGIVFGAVIYFGAPLIGMVIDNASVVPALRASAIALLFVPLMSGLRGFFQGHQNMMPTAVSQITEQCVRVAVMIILLVYLTTVGASAEHIAAGALFGSAAGGAAGLVVMGGYWRGYRRGRHSAIRGTASAGEAREIGQKSRSLLWSMLRYAIPICLGALAISLVNLADTFTVPRLLKASGAGEDGAMIQFGIYNRGMPVVQLITMLATSLSVLFIPALAEAKVTGDKQLVADRCRLSLRWFWLVGMAASIGIAVLAMPLNIALYQDGTGTSVIRWIAFTSAGSALSIISAALLQGIGIVKAPALHLLAAAAVKTLLNLLLVPQLGITGAAIASVAAHFLAAALNIALLSRRTGLRIRAGAMLAKPAIIFAGMALAACAAMLAADALLSALGLHARITAAAASLAGAAAGGAVFLAGAVKTGLLSEQELRMLPKIGAPLASLLRRLHLLA
- the mfd gene encoding transcription-repair coupling factor: MLQALIEAFSKDPDLQSVMAGVKAGMKEQLVSGLSGSARQMMLAALFEEVKRPMLIVTHNMFSAQKIAEDLQEALTPDRVLLYPANELVAAESAVSSPETLAQRIDVLMRCAQGFSGIVVAPFSGVRRFLPTPEVMGGARIRIEDGGTLSVDGFMSQMIEMGYERVERVEGKGEMSLRGGIIDFYPMTSSLAYRVELFDEEVDSIRTFDPADQRSIDKVKEVTITPCKEIIADQHRLVQAAEAAGHLLEEQLDKMADRQAKLRLTEEMNREMELLREHVYFPEIYKYISLLYPERKTLYDYMPKDTVLILDEPARLLETARQLERDESEWNLHLLQNGKTLPQLHLSVENETVLYHRPFQTIFMSIFLRQVPHTQPQNILNFISRGMQDFHGQMNVLKSEMDRWHKTGVRVIMLASGEERLDRMRRVLQDYNIDEPVMLQGNLQTGFEMPSIHLAVITEGEMFSQKQRKIRKLGKNMDNAERIKSYTELKVGDYVVHQNHGIGKYMGIGTLEINGIHKDYMHILYAGGDKLSVPIEQIDLIQKYVGSEDKEPKVYKLGGNEWNKVKSKVRSSVQDIADDLIKLYAERQSTTGFGFEKDTAEQREFEEMFPYDETRDQLRAIEEIKRDMEQNRPMDRLLCGDVGYGKTEVAIRAAFKSAMEGKQVAVLVPTTILAQQHYETFRERFTGYPINIQVLSRFRSRKEQNETTKGIRQGTVDIVIGTHRLLSQDLIFKDLGLLIVDEEQRFGVTHKEKLKKLKTNVDVLTLTATPIPRTLHMSMLGVRDLSVIETPPENRFPVQTYVVEHSQTLVREAIERELARGGQVYYLYNRVQGIQEMASQITALVPDARVGVGHGQMSESELEKTILDFLDGEYDVLVSTSIIETGVDIPNVNTLIVHDADKMGLSQLYQLRGRVGRSNRIAYAYFTYQRDKVLTEVAEKRLQSIKEFTELGSGFKIAMRDLSIRGAGNLLGAEQHGFIASVGFDLYSQMLAEEIKKRKVTMLGEKEEPSKSWNTTIDIGIDAYLPADYIYDSIQKIEIYKKVAVVGNFAEERELEDELLDRFGELPEAVVNLLAVARLKVYGKMYGIDTITKRGDDLVLKFYEGQEKKVSTSKLAQVGNKFERRVQFEQESHMSIRIKGKGLDEGQLLSLLEQFLKAIRELFKSKEELQDVVQ
- a CDS encoding anti-sigma-F factor Fin family protein; its protein translation is MAINYICRHCRTPLGSIDSAQVTDAQLGFHSLTAAERRDIIAYDLSGDITVKVICDYCREALEQHPELNLVASPLQ
- the spoVT gene encoding stage V sporulation protein T; protein product: MKATGIVRRIDDLGRVVIPKEIRRTLRIREGDPLEIFVDRDGEVILKKYSPIGELGDFAKEYAESLYEGTGHITIISDRDTFIAVAGGSKKEYLEKQIGAPIESCMDNRKTLLETNGGNYEISKDHQETLSSFVSAPIISGGDPIGTVILLSKDDSVKMAQLEIKMAETAAAFLGKQMEQ